Proteins from a single region of Chryseobacterium scophthalmum:
- a CDS encoding ATP-dependent Clp protease adaptor ClpS, which yields MIFYNSIKDYEDPKRQYEEEVLVLDDTDEVYKLILHNDDIHTFDDVIEALIQICKHDPIQAEQCTMLVHFKGKCTVKTGSMDILKPMHEKLIARSLTSEIV from the coding sequence ATGATTTTTTATAACAGCATAAAAGATTATGAAGATCCAAAACGACAGTACGAAGAGGAAGTTCTGGTTTTGGATGATACAGATGAAGTGTACAAACTGATTCTGCATAACGACGATATTCATACTTTTGACGATGTAATTGAAGCATTGATTCAGATTTGTAAACACGATCCGATACAGGCAGAGCAATGCACCATGTTGGTTCATTTTAAAGGCAAATGCACCGTAAAAACAGGCTCAATGGATATTTTGAAGCCGATGCACGAAAAATTAATTGCAAGAAGCTTAACAAGCGAAATCGTATAA
- a CDS encoding hemolysin family protein — MDSDIVRLLLALFLVLLNGFFVAAEFSIVKVRYSQIQLKAADGDSMAKQAEHIIKHLDEYLSATQLGITLASLALGWVGESAMHHVIDNVFHSLNINLAESTVTTVSLVLSFLIITVMHIVFGELIPKSIAIRKAEATTMATAVPLRVFYTVFKPFIWLMNLMSNGVLRLIKIHPASEQEIHSTEELQLLVKQSADSGEIEEENYEIIKNAFDFTDHSAKQIMVPRQNILSIDFSDDLNVIIDKIIESGYSRIPVYENSIDNIIGVFYTKEIIREFVKRKGNLNHDDLKSLMGEAFFVVGSKKISDLLKLFQQKKRHLAIVIDEFGGTEGIITLEDILEELVGEIQDEEDDEEKLVDKIAENTYWVKATQPLDEINESLPKKLTVSEESEYNTLAGFILHALEDIPEENQEFDLENYHFKILKMNNKSVEMVELVYIEPNIVDDILDKLDV; from the coding sequence ATGGATTCTGACATAGTCAGGCTTTTGCTAGCCTTGTTTCTTGTATTGCTTAATGGCTTTTTCGTAGCCGCAGAATTTTCAATTGTTAAAGTTCGTTACTCTCAAATTCAGCTTAAAGCTGCCGATGGCGATTCTATGGCAAAACAGGCAGAGCATATTATCAAACATCTTGATGAGTATCTTTCTGCAACACAGCTTGGTATTACTTTAGCATCTCTTGCTTTAGGTTGGGTGGGCGAAAGTGCGATGCACCACGTTATTGATAATGTATTTCATTCTTTAAATATAAATCTTGCTGAATCTACTGTTACAACAGTTTCTTTGGTTTTAAGCTTTCTGATTATTACAGTAATGCACATTGTTTTTGGTGAATTAATTCCAAAATCGATTGCGATCAGAAAAGCAGAAGCTACTACAATGGCAACTGCGGTTCCTTTGAGAGTTTTTTACACAGTTTTCAAACCATTTATCTGGTTGATGAACTTAATGTCTAACGGGGTTTTAAGATTAATCAAAATTCATCCCGCTTCAGAACAGGAAATTCACTCAACTGAAGAACTTCAGCTTTTGGTAAAGCAATCTGCCGATAGCGGAGAAATTGAGGAAGAAAACTACGAGATCATAAAAAATGCATTTGATTTTACCGATCATTCTGCAAAACAAATCATGGTTCCGAGACAAAATATCCTTTCTATTGACTTTTCAGATGATCTGAATGTAATTATTGATAAGATTATCGAAAGCGGATATTCCAGAATTCCGGTGTATGAAAACTCTATCGACAATATTATTGGGGTATTTTATACAAAAGAAATTATCAGAGAATTCGTTAAAAGAAAAGGAAACCTTAATCATGACGATTTAAAAAGTCTTATGGGAGAAGCTTTCTTTGTCGTTGGAAGTAAGAAAATTTCAGATTTATTAAAACTTTTTCAACAGAAAAAACGACATTTAGCTATTGTAATTGATGAATTTGGTGGAACTGAAGGAATTATTACCTTAGAAGATATTTTGGAAGAATTGGTGGGTGAAATTCAGGATGAAGAGGATGATGAAGAAAAATTGGTTGATAAAATTGCTGAAAATACCTATTGGGTAAAAGCAACTCAGCCATTGGATGAAATCAACGAATCTTTGCCTAAAAAATTGACTGTTTCTGAAGAAAGCGAGTACAATACATTAGCCGGATTTATTTTGCATGCTTTGGAAGATATTCCGGAAGAAAATCAGGAATTTGATTTGGAAAATTATCATTTCAAAATCTTGAAAATGAACAATAAGAGCGTCGAAATGGTTGAATTGGTATATATTGAACCGAATATAGTAGACGATATTTTAGATAAATTAGACGTTTAA
- the atpG gene encoding ATP synthase F1 subunit gamma — MANLKEIRGRITSISSTMQITRAMKMVSAAKLKKAQDAIVMLRPYSEKLQEIIQNVNSSSDPDQVSVYAQKREVKKVLFIAVTSNRGLAGAFNSSVVKELNHQFQNNAQYEIEILTIGKKVYDAVRKNRSVFSNESAIFDNLTFDKVANITESVMTSFIEGKFDEVYVVYNKFINAATQEVITEQVLPISMVETEKEEGQTETDYIFEPNRNEILDNLIPKSIKTQVFKAVLDSVASEHGARMTAMHKATDNAEALRNDLKIFYNKARQAAITNEILEIVSGAEALKNS, encoded by the coding sequence ATGGCAAACTTAAAAGAAATACGAGGAAGGATCACTTCAATTTCATCTACGATGCAAATTACACGTGCTATGAAAATGGTTTCGGCAGCGAAACTAAAAAAAGCACAAGATGCCATCGTAATGTTGAGACCTTATTCTGAAAAACTTCAGGAGATCATTCAGAATGTAAATTCTAGTTCAGATCCTGATCAGGTTTCTGTTTACGCTCAGAAAAGAGAAGTAAAAAAAGTACTATTTATTGCTGTAACTTCAAACAGAGGTTTGGCAGGTGCTTTCAACTCATCTGTTGTAAAAGAATTAAACCACCAGTTTCAGAACAACGCTCAGTACGAAATTGAAATTCTTACTATTGGTAAAAAAGTTTATGATGCTGTAAGAAAAAACCGTTCGGTGTTTTCAAATGAAAGTGCAATTTTTGATAATCTTACTTTCGATAAAGTAGCAAACATTACTGAAAGTGTAATGACAAGTTTTATTGAAGGTAAATTTGATGAAGTTTATGTTGTTTACAATAAATTTATCAACGCTGCAACTCAGGAAGTGATCACAGAGCAAGTTCTTCCGATCTCAATGGTTGAAACTGAGAAAGAAGAAGGACAAACAGAAACTGATTATATCTTTGAACCTAATAGAAATGAGATTTTGGATAATTTGATTCCTAAATCTATTAAAACTCAGGTTTTCAAAGCTGTTTTAGATTCTGTAGCTTCAGAACACGGTGCGAGAATGACGGCAATGCACAAAGCAACAGATAATGCTGAAGCCCTTAGAAATGATCTTAAGATTTTCTATAACAAAGCAAGACAGGCTGCAATTACCAACGAGATCCTAGAAATTGTTTCAGGAGCAGAAGCTTTGAAAAACTCGTAA
- the atpA gene encoding F0F1 ATP synthase subunit alpha codes for MAEINPAEVSAILKQQLANFDTQSNVEEVGTVLTIGDGIARVYGLENVQYGELVKFASDVEGIVLNLEEDNVGVALLGESKLVREGDTVKRTNRISSIKVGEGMLGRVVDTLGNPIDGKGPITGDLYEMPLERKAPGVIYRQPVTEPLQTGIVAIDSMIPVGRGQRELIIGDRQTGKTTVAIDTIINQKEFFDAGNPVYCIYVAIGQKASTVAQIVKTLSDKGALAYTVIVAANASDPVPMQVYSAMAGASIGEFFRDTGRPALIIYDDLSKQAVAYRELSLLLRRPPGREAYPGDVFYLHSRLLERAAKVIADDTIASQMNDLPESLRPLVKGGGSLTALPIIETQAGDVSAYIPTNVISITDGQIFLESDLFNSGVRPAINVGISVSRVGGNAQIKSMKKVSGTLKLDQAQYKELEAFAKFGSDLDASTLAVISKGERNVELLKQPVNSPLPVDSQVAMIYAGTENLMRNVPIKKVKEFQIEYIEFLRSKHPETMAALKAGKIDNDITGVLKQVATDLASKYN; via the coding sequence ATGGCAGAAATAAATCCAGCAGAAGTATCTGCGATCTTAAAACAGCAATTGGCCAACTTCGATACTCAATCTAATGTTGAGGAAGTAGGTACAGTTCTTACCATCGGTGATGGTATTGCTCGTGTTTACGGGTTAGAAAATGTACAATACGGTGAGTTGGTGAAATTTGCTAGCGATGTAGAAGGTATCGTACTAAACCTTGAAGAAGACAACGTAGGTGTTGCTCTTTTAGGGGAAAGTAAATTGGTAAGAGAAGGAGACACAGTAAAAAGAACAAACAGAATTTCTTCTATCAAAGTAGGAGAAGGAATGTTAGGTAGAGTAGTTGATACTTTAGGTAACCCAATCGATGGTAAAGGTCCTATCACAGGAGATCTATACGAAATGCCATTAGAAAGAAAAGCTCCGGGTGTTATCTACAGACAGCCTGTAACTGAGCCTTTACAAACAGGTATTGTTGCGATCGACTCTATGATCCCTGTAGGAAGAGGTCAGAGAGAGCTTATCATTGGTGACAGACAGACAGGTAAAACTACTGTTGCTATTGATACAATCATCAACCAAAAAGAATTTTTTGATGCAGGAAATCCTGTATATTGTATATATGTTGCAATCGGACAAAAAGCTTCTACAGTAGCTCAGATTGTAAAAACTTTATCAGATAAAGGTGCTTTAGCTTATACAGTAATTGTTGCAGCTAATGCTTCAGATCCGGTTCCAATGCAGGTTTACTCTGCAATGGCAGGTGCATCTATCGGTGAATTCTTCAGAGATACTGGTAGACCGGCTTTGATCATTTATGATGATTTATCTAAACAAGCGGTAGCTTACCGTGAGCTTTCTCTACTATTGAGAAGACCACCGGGACGTGAGGCTTATCCTGGAGACGTTTTCTATCTTCACTCAAGATTATTGGAAAGAGCGGCAAAAGTAATCGCTGATGATACTATTGCAAGCCAAATGAATGATTTACCTGAATCTCTAAGACCTTTAGTAAAAGGTGGTGGTTCATTAACTGCACTTCCAATTATCGAAACTCAGGCGGGTGACGTTTCTGCGTATATTCCAACGAACGTAATCTCTATTACTGACGGACAGATTTTCTTGGAGTCTGACTTGTTCAACTCAGGGGTTCGTCCAGCAATCAACGTAGGTATTTCTGTATCTCGTGTTGGAGGTAATGCTCAGATTAAATCAATGAAAAAAGTTTCTGGAACTCTTAAATTAGACCAGGCTCAATATAAAGAATTGGAAGCGTTTGCTAAATTCGGTTCTGATCTTGATGCTTCTACTTTAGCAGTTATCTCTAAAGGAGAAAGAAACGTAGAGTTGTTGAAGCAGCCGGTTAACTCTCCACTTCCTGTAGATAGCCAAGTTGCTATGATCTATGCAGGTACAGAGAACTTAATGAGAAACGTTCCTATCAAGAAAGTAAAAGAATTCCAAATCGAATACATCGAGTTTTTAAGATCTAAGCACCCTGAAACTATGGCTGCCCTTAAAGCTGGAAAAATCGATAACGATATTACAGGTGTTCTTAAGCAAGTTGCTACAGATTTAGCTTCAAAATATAACTAA
- the atpH gene encoding ATP synthase F1 subunit delta — MLTSKVAKRYAQGLLEFTNESGQTEAVFSEMKDVVKLMSESKDLNKFFLTPYIDANKKTEIANEIFKSFSPVAQNLIKLIIKNGRENQIKNIAQQYINKVEDIKGVQRVTITTATPLSQENIDQILKSTSLVNASNNADVEVNVKPEILGGYILRVGDQQVDASVKSKLNKIKKDFQLN, encoded by the coding sequence ATGCTTACATCTAAAGTAGCTAAAAGATACGCACAAGGTTTACTGGAATTCACAAACGAATCTGGGCAAACTGAAGCGGTTTTTTCTGAAATGAAAGATGTAGTGAAGCTGATGTCTGAATCTAAAGATTTGAACAAATTTTTCCTTACACCTTACATTGATGCTAATAAGAAAACTGAGATTGCCAACGAAATTTTTAAAAGCTTTTCGCCTGTAGCTCAGAATTTAATTAAACTTATCATCAAAAACGGAAGAGAAAACCAAATTAAAAATATTGCACAGCAGTATATCAATAAAGTTGAAGATATTAAAGGAGTTCAAAGAGTTACGATTACTACCGCAACACCACTTTCTCAGGAAAATATCGATCAGATTTTAAAATCTACTTCTTTGGTAAATGCAAGTAATAATGCAGATGTTGAGGTAAATGTAAAACCAGAAATCTTAGGAGGTTACATTTTAAGAGTAGGAGATCAGCAAGTTGATGCTTCTGTGAAATCAAAATTGAATAAGATTAAAAAAGACTTTCAGTTAAATTAA
- a CDS encoding F0F1 ATP synthase subunit B, whose protein sequence is MDLLTPSIGNIFWTAVVFLLLVVLLKAFAWKPILSAVKEREDNIQDALNQAKLAKKEMETLKADNERIMREAKIERDAMLKEAREIKDRIVAEAKDAAKSEGDKLIEAARQTINEEKNAAMADIKSQIGILSVNIAESILKQKLENSEAQNELVQNYLNKSNLN, encoded by the coding sequence ATGGATTTATTAACTCCTTCAATTGGTAACATATTCTGGACAGCAGTAGTATTTTTATTATTGGTAGTTCTTCTTAAAGCTTTTGCTTGGAAGCCTATTCTTAGTGCTGTGAAAGAAAGAGAAGACAATATTCAGGATGCTCTTAACCAGGCTAAATTGGCTAAAAAAGAGATGGAAACTCTTAAAGCGGATAACGAAAGAATTATGCGTGAGGCTAAAATCGAAAGAGATGCTATGTTGAAAGAAGCTAGAGAAATTAAAGACAGAATTGTAGCTGAAGCTAAAGATGCAGCTAAGTCTGAAGGAGATAAATTGATCGAAGCTGCAAGACAAACAATCAACGAAGAGAAAAATGCTGCAATGGCAGACATCAAATCTCAAATCGGTATTTTGTCTGTAAATATCGCAGAATCTATCTTAAAGCAAAAGCTTGAAAACAGCGAAGCTCAAAATGAGTTGGTTCAGAATTATTTAAACAAATCAAATCTTAACTAA
- the atpE gene encoding ATP synthase F0 subunit C, which produces MTGSIAAIGAGLAVIGVGLGIGKIGGSAMEGIARQPEQSGKIQTAMIIAAALIEGAGLFGIVVALLGK; this is translated from the coding sequence ATGACAGGTAGTATCGCAGCAATCGGAGCTGGTTTAGCAGTAATCGGAGTTGGATTAGGAATTGGTAAAATTGGTGGTAGCGCAATGGAAGGTATTGCAAGACAGCCAGAGCAATCAGGAAAAATCCAAACTGCAATGATTATCGCAGCAGCTCTTATCGAAGGTGCTGGTCTATTCGGTATCGTAGTAGCATTACTAGGTAAATAA
- the atpB gene encoding F0F1 ATP synthase subunit A: MSFKKLLIALYLFVFCFSFAETHEGTAEAAKDEVYNPVPFIMHHIADAHNWHLWGEGHNSVGISLPVILWDNGLKVFSSEKFGHEEEKVAEVDGNFYKVHHNKIYSTDANGTLNMHDGHPTNNEPLDFSITKVVAQMMLAAIILLIIGFASAASYKKSQVPSGIAKFIEPLVVFVRDDIALQNIGSVRYRKYVPYLVTLFLFIWLLNILGLLPGAANTTGNIAFTMVLSVFTLLIVNLSGRKTYWMHMLDPLGKNMPFGGKILIYIILIPVELLGIITKPFALMIRLFANMTAGHIIIMSLISLIFIMKTYFITPVSLGLALFIYVLEVLVAALQAYIFTMLTALFIGSAVEEPHHDH, encoded by the coding sequence ATGAGTTTTAAAAAACTGTTAATCGCCCTTTATCTTTTTGTCTTCTGCTTCTCTTTTGCAGAAACACATGAAGGTACTGCGGAAGCTGCAAAGGATGAAGTATACAATCCGGTTCCATTTATTATGCACCATATTGCGGATGCACACAATTGGCATCTTTGGGGTGAAGGCCATAATTCTGTAGGAATTTCTTTACCTGTAATTCTTTGGGATAATGGTTTGAAAGTTTTCAGCTCTGAAAAATTCGGACATGAAGAAGAAAAAGTTGCTGAAGTAGATGGTAATTTCTACAAAGTACACCACAACAAAATTTATTCGACAGATGCTAACGGAACTTTGAATATGCACGACGGGCATCCAACAAACAATGAGCCTTTAGATTTTTCTATCACTAAAGTAGTTGCTCAAATGATGTTGGCTGCTATTATTTTATTAATCATCGGTTTTGCTTCGGCAGCAAGTTATAAAAAATCTCAGGTTCCTTCAGGAATTGCAAAATTCATCGAGCCTCTTGTAGTTTTTGTAAGAGATGATATTGCTTTACAAAACATCGGATCTGTAAGATATAGAAAATATGTGCCTTATTTGGTTACTTTATTTTTGTTCATCTGGCTTCTTAATATTTTAGGTTTGCTTCCGGGAGCTGCAAATACAACGGGTAACATTGCATTTACAATGGTTCTTTCAGTATTTACTTTATTAATTGTAAACTTAAGCGGTAGAAAAACATATTGGATGCACATGTTAGATCCTTTAGGAAAAAATATGCCATTCGGAGGGAAAATTTTAATCTATATTATCCTTATTCCTGTAGAATTATTAGGAATTATTACTAAACCTTTTGCATTGATGATTCGTCTTTTTGCGAACATGACTGCAGGACACATCATTATCATGAGTTTGATTTCTTTGATTTTTATCATGAAAACTTACTTCATTACTCCGGTATCATTAGGTTTAGCATTATTTATCTATGTATTGGAAGTATTGGTAGCGGCTTTACAGGCTTATATCTTTACAATGTTGACAGCATTATTTATCGGGTCGGCTGTAGAAGAGCCTCACCACGATCACTAA
- the ffh gene encoding signal recognition particle protein, producing MFNSLQDKLDKALHNISGRGKITEINVAETVKEIRRALVDADVNYKVAKDLTKRVQDKALGQNVLTSLTPGQLMTKIVHDELVDLMGGSQEGINLSGKPSVILIAGLQGSGKTTFSGKLANYLKTKRTKKPLLVACDVYRPAAIDQLKVLGGQIGVPVFTEEGSVDPASIAQNAIIFAKSNGHDVVIVDTAGRLAIDEQMMKEIKTVHSTIQPNETLFVVDSMTGQDAVNTAKAFNDTLNFDGVVLTKLDGDTRGGAALTIRSVVEKPIKFISTGEKMEALDLFYPERMADRILGMGDVVSLVERAQEQFDEEEAKKLHKKIAKNEFGFDDFLKQINQIKKMGNMKDLMGMIPGVGKAIKDVEISDDAFKHIEAIIHSMTPDERRRPSIINTQRKNRIAKGAGRKIEDVNALMKQFDQMGKMMKMMQGPQGKQMMQMMSKMPNMPGMGGMFGK from the coding sequence ATGTTTAATAGTTTACAGGATAAATTAGACAAAGCCCTTCATAATATTTCCGGACGTGGAAAAATCACCGAGATTAACGTTGCGGAGACCGTAAAAGAAATTCGTAGAGCGTTGGTAGATGCCGATGTTAACTATAAAGTTGCTAAAGATCTTACCAAAAGAGTTCAGGATAAAGCTTTAGGACAAAACGTTTTGACTTCGCTTACTCCGGGACAATTAATGACGAAAATTGTTCACGACGAGTTGGTAGACTTGATGGGAGGTTCTCAGGAAGGAATCAATCTTTCAGGGAAACCATCTGTAATTTTAATTGCAGGTCTTCAAGGTTCGGGTAAAACTACTTTTTCCGGGAAGCTTGCTAATTATTTAAAAACTAAAAGAACCAAAAAGCCTTTATTGGTTGCGTGTGACGTTTACCGTCCTGCTGCAATTGATCAGTTGAAAGTTCTTGGTGGACAGATTGGTGTTCCTGTTTTCACAGAAGAAGGTTCTGTAGATCCTGCAAGTATTGCTCAGAATGCGATTATTTTTGCTAAATCTAACGGTCATGATGTTGTAATCGTCGATACAGCAGGTCGTCTTGCAATTGATGAGCAGATGATGAAGGAAATCAAAACTGTTCATTCTACGATTCAACCCAACGAAACACTTTTCGTAGTAGATTCAATGACAGGTCAGGATGCCGTGAATACTGCAAAAGCCTTCAACGATACTTTAAATTTTGACGGAGTTGTTTTAACGAAGTTAGACGGTGATACTCGTGGTGGAGCTGCTTTAACGATTCGTTCGGTAGTTGAAAAGCCAATCAAATTTATCTCTACAGGTGAGAAAATGGAAGCTTTAGATCTTTTCTACCCAGAAAGGATGGCCGACAGAATCTTAGGAATGGGAGACGTTGTTTCCTTAGTAGAAAGAGCTCAGGAGCAATTTGATGAAGAGGAAGCAAAAAAACTTCACAAAAAAATCGCCAAAAACGAATTTGGTTTTGATGATTTCCTAAAGCAAATCAATCAGATCAAAAAAATGGGTAATATGAAAGACTTGATGGGAATGATTCCGGGAGTTGGAAAAGCCATTAAAGACGTTGAAATCAGTGATGATGCATTCAAACATATCGAAGCAATTATTCATTCTATGACTCCGGATGAAAGAAGAAGACCTTCTATTATCAATACTCAGAGAAAAAACAGAATTGCGAAAGGTGCAGGAAGAAAAATTGAAGACGTAAATGCTTTGATGAAACAGTTTGACCAAATGGGAAAAATGATGAAAATGATGCAGGGTCCACAAGGAAAACAAATGATGCAGATGATGAGCAAGATGCCAAATATGCCGGGAATGGGCGGAATGTTTGGAAAATAA
- a CDS encoding OmpW family outer membrane protein, with protein MKKLLLVGAIALCGLSNAQMTKGDWVISGNTGMGFNNVNTTFKAEGESEDGPKVSTFSITPSVGYFVIDKLAVGIDLGFTTMTTKYDGEKSTTTNFAVMPTATYYFANDSKFVPFLGAGVGYASVKNKASVDIMGVTTSDEMTTDGLAWKVKGGITYMATQSLGINLGVSYDQFSNKETYFGTEVKTNVKTFGANIGFSYFIKSKPQKSDK; from the coding sequence ATGAAAAAATTATTATTAGTTGGTGCAATAGCACTTTGTGGGTTATCTAATGCTCAAATGACTAAAGGTGACTGGGTGATCAGCGGAAATACCGGGATGGGTTTTAATAATGTGAATACTACTTTCAAAGCTGAAGGAGAGTCTGAAGACGGTCCTAAAGTAAGTACGTTTTCTATAACACCATCAGTAGGTTATTTTGTTATCGATAAATTAGCTGTAGGAATTGATCTTGGTTTCACAACGATGACTACAAAATATGACGGTGAAAAGTCTACTACTACAAATTTTGCTGTAATGCCAACCGCAACGTATTATTTTGCAAACGATTCTAAATTTGTTCCTTTCTTGGGAGCAGGAGTAGGTTATGCGTCAGTAAAAAACAAAGCTTCTGTAGACATTATGGGAGTAACAACTTCAGACGAAATGACTACTGATGGTTTAGCATGGAAAGTAAAAGGAGGTATTACTTATATGGCAACTCAGTCTTTAGGTATTAACTTAGGAGTTTCTTACGATCAGTTTTCAAACAAGGAAACTTATTTTGGTACAGAAGTTAAAACTAATGTTAAAACTTTTGGAGCAAACATCGGTTTCTCTTATTTCATCAAATCTAAACCTCAAAAATCTGATAAATAA
- a CDS encoding outer membrane beta-barrel protein has protein sequence MKKKFFAVTIAIFGFSNAQIAKGTAYLSGQVSYAHEKDNNVNSKKTNVTIMPTAGFFVAPNLAIGAGIGYVNTKFTKDQTINGMAGVFRFNNINEQSALRIAPFARKYWTLSEKLFFFGQLEIPVEFGREEYEAHSSFVGDFGDYSVNNSNGKTKFTTVGVNIKPGLDYFLNKNWSIEATLGEFGYSNYKVNDTDYSKDIYNFGVNLASVGIGIKYVFAK, from the coding sequence ATGAAAAAAAAATTTTTTGCAGTTACAATTGCTATTTTCGGATTTTCAAATGCACAAATAGCTAAAGGAACAGCTTATCTTTCAGGTCAGGTTTCTTATGCTCACGAAAAAGATAATAATGTAAATAGTAAAAAGACCAATGTTACTATCATGCCAACTGCAGGATTTTTTGTTGCTCCCAATTTAGCAATCGGAGCCGGAATAGGCTATGTAAATACCAAGTTTACAAAAGATCAAACCATCAATGGAATGGCTGGAGTTTTTAGATTTAACAATATCAATGAGCAGTCTGCATTAAGAATTGCTCCTTTCGCAAGAAAATACTGGACTTTATCTGAAAAATTATTTTTCTTCGGACAACTTGAAATTCCTGTTGAATTTGGGAGAGAAGAGTATGAAGCACATTCTAGTTTCGTGGGTGATTTTGGTGATTATTCTGTTAATAACAGCAATGGTAAAACAAAATTTACTACTGTTGGAGTTAATATAAAACCGGGATTAGATTATTTTCTAAATAAAAACTGGTCTATTGAAGCTACTTTAGGCGAATTTGGATACAGTAATTATAAAGTAAATGACACAGATTATTCAAAAGATATTTACAATTTCGGAGTAAATCTGGCTTCTGTAGGAATCGGTATTAAGTATGTTTTTGCGAAGTAA
- a CDS encoding outer membrane beta-barrel protein: MKKLLIASAVALFGLSNAQIAKGTVYLSGSVGYSQEESNNGNSKVENFNVLPTVGYFVAPNFAVGVGVGYQTQKSTVISTTTTPVSTTVNTAEVKNPAFVIAPFARKYWTLSDKLYFFGQLAVPMQFGKTETVDSSVTTVGNTTSSSSVSTEAKYTQVGVTVKPGLDYFLNKNWTIEATIGEFGYNNFKPKNGDAVNNYSFGLNLANVGIGVKYVFAK; the protein is encoded by the coding sequence ATGAAAAAATTATTAATTGCAAGTGCTGTTGCACTTTTCGGGTTATCAAACGCTCAGATTGCTAAAGGAACTGTTTATTTATCTGGATCTGTTGGTTATTCTCAAGAAGAATCTAACAACGGAAACTCTAAAGTAGAAAACTTCAACGTTCTTCCTACTGTAGGATATTTTGTTGCACCAAACTTTGCAGTAGGTGTAGGAGTTGGTTACCAAACTCAAAAAAGCACTGTAATCTCTACTACAACAACACCTGTGTCTACAACAGTAAACACTGCAGAAGTTAAGAATCCTGCTTTTGTAATTGCTCCTTTCGCTAGAAAATATTGGACTTTGTCTGACAAATTATATTTCTTCGGTCAATTAGCAGTGCCAATGCAGTTTGGAAAAACTGAAACTGTAGATTCTTCTGTAACTACAGTTGGAAATACTACATCTTCTTCATCTGTTTCAACAGAAGCTAAATACACTCAAGTAGGTGTTACAGTTAAGCCAGGTTTAGATTATTTCTTAAACAAAAACTGGACTATTGAAGCTACAATCGGTGAATTCGGTTACAATAACTTCAAACCAAAAAATGGTGATGCAGTAAACAACTACAGCTTCGGTTTAAACCTTGCTAATGTAGGTATCGGTGTTAAATATGTATTTGCTAAATAA
- a CDS encoding porin family protein, producing MKKLLLIASVAVMGITVKAQEFRFGPKAGFAMSTLKIDEKQDDLGKRNMDPKYTFYIGGMAEYKINDNFGFQAEVLYSPLGGKEKIDGINAGVVFVGEQTKVNLGTLLVPVSAKYFITESFSVAAGANFGVILTAKQKTVIGSDFISIDVQEEGSGEMDIKKDLKTLNIAPFVGVEYMLENGLFFDARYSLGVSNLSNDGSGGKVTNSFAQIGVGFKFGGN from the coding sequence ATGAAAAAATTATTACTTATTGCTTCTGTTGCTGTAATGGGAATTACTGTTAAAGCACAAGAATTTCGATTTGGGCCTAAAGCAGGTTTCGCAATGTCAACGCTTAAAATTGATGAAAAACAAGACGATCTTGGTAAAAGAAATATGGATCCTAAATATACTTTCTATATAGGAGGTATGGCAGAATACAAAATCAATGATAATTTTGGTTTCCAGGCGGAAGTTTTATACTCACCACTTGGAGGGAAAGAGAAAATTGACGGAATAAATGCAGGAGTTGTTTTTGTGGGTGAACAAACTAAGGTTAATTTGGGAACTCTTTTGGTACCAGTTTCAGCGAAATATTTTATTACAGAAAGCTTTTCAGTTGCTGCAGGCGCTAACTTTGGAGTTATCCTTACAGCGAAGCAAAAAACGGTAATTGGTTCTGATTTTATTAGTATAGACGTACAAGAAGAGGGTTCAGGTGAAATGGATATTAAAAAAGACCTCAAAACACTCAATATTGCTCCGTTTGTAGGTGTTGAATACATGTTGGAAAACGGACTTTTCTTTGATGCAAGATACAGTTTAGGAGTATCTAATCTTTCTAATGACGGAAGTGGAGGGAAAGTTACCAATAGTTTCGCACAAATCGGGGTAGGCTTCAAATTCGGAGGAAACTAA